From the Candidatus Krumholzibacteriia bacterium genome, the window GGCAATACGGATCAACCGGTCGAAGCCCTTCTCGGCCGACAACCGCCCGACGCCGACGAGGACGGGATCGTGGGCTTCGCAGAACCCGGCGATCTCCTCCGGAACTTCCAACGTCGCGCGACTCCGTACACGCTCGACATCGAGCCCGTTCTCGATCACGTGCGTGCGCGAAGACCGGGCCACTGTCCACGGTACCCTCGTCCGCATGGCATCGGAAACGAGGACGACCGCGTCCATGCGCGGCAGCAACAACTGGTCGGCACGCGTGTACAGCCATCCACGCGAGAACACCCGCCCGGTGATGTATCCGTGCAATGTCGCAACCAGCGGAGCCCGCCGGACCCGCCGCGGCCACATGCCGGCCAGGACGTTGAACTTGTAGCCGTGGGAATGCAGGACGTCCGTCCCGTGCTCGTGCGACCACTCGAGGATCCGTCGGGCGTCGCCGGGGTTGAAGCGCGGCTCCATGCGCCAGGCCGTCACCTCGAGACCGCGCCGACGAGCCTCTTCCTCGACCGGCTTCGGAGCTTCGTCCGGGACTCCGGCACTCAGGAGGTGCGGCTCGAGACCGCGTTCGCGCTGCTGCTCCATCAGGGTCAACAGCATCTGCTCGGCGCCGTACAGTCCACCGCTGTCCATCAGGTGCAGGACGCGCACGCTCACCTCACACCAGCACCGGAAGCTTCTTCAGCTCCGGCGGCAGACCGAGGTGGTCGCGGATGAAGCCGTCCATGGAATCGCGTGTCTGCCGGGACAGGCCGCCAGCGAGCTGTTCCATCATCGATCCCGACACGATCGCCGGGGCAAAGGCGTCGGCGACCAACTCTTGCCCCCGGCACCACGCCCACACCTGGAACTCCTCGAGCTCGGTACGTGGGGCGCGACTCAACAGGCAGTGATCCACGAGCGAACCAGCGTCGTTCGCCTCCTCGAGCCGGGCCTGACGATCATCCACGTCGAGATGCGCCAGCAGGAAGCTCCCCAGTCGCAGCATGCTCTCGTCGCTGAGTTCGTCGCCGACCTCGCGTACGCAGGGCTCGCACAGGGCGAACTCGAACAGGGACTCGCCGTCGCGCAATGCGCGTTCCACGTAGTGCAGTTGCCCCGGGCCGTCGATCCCCGCGTCACAGCGCACGCACCGGCGGTACCACCCCCCGTCGAAGGGGCGCAGCAGATCGCGGGCCGGGCCCATCGCCACGGAGCGAGCTCCGTGGCGCCGGATCCGGCCGAGCAGATCGTCGTCGGGTCGTGAGCGTTCAGGGTCGGTCAAGCGCGGACTCCTCCTCGAGCCGGATCGCGGGAACCTGCTTCTCGGCCACCAGCGCATTGAAGCGCGGAACCTCGCGGTCGATCAAGCCCGCCAGGGCGTCGAGTTCGGTGTCGATCCGGGCCTTCAGCTCTGCGTGCACGGCTCGTGCCTGATCGGTGGGCCGGAAGGGCCCGATGCTGGCACTGCGAGCCAGGGCCGCGAGCTTGTTGTTCAGGCGGATGGGGAAGTTCAGCGGGTCCTGCCGACTGCGGTTCTTCGTCTGGTACAGGGCCCGTTCGATCTCGCCCATGCGCTCGAGCAGCGGCTCGGCGGCGGCCTCCAGTTCCTCGTGGACCTCGGTTCCCGCCGCGCGCTCCAACACGCCGTTCACCTGCGCGCGCACGGCCCGGATCCGCTCGATCGCCCGGTGCGTGGTGCTCAGCTCGTCGCGCAGGGTGATCAGGAAGTCGAACTGCGCCTGCAGATCGTCCTGCGAGGCCTCGATCCGCGGATCCTTCTTCAGGGTGAAGCGCGTCTCGGTCGAGTCGTCGCCCACGACCATGCGCACGCG encodes:
- a CDS encoding glycosyltransferase yields the protein MRVLHLMDSGGLYGAEQMLLTLMEQQRERGLEPHLLSAGVPDEAPKPVEEEARRRGLEVTAWRMEPRFNPGDARRILEWSHEHGTDVLHSHGYKFNVLAGMWPRRVRRAPLVATLHGYITGRVFSRGWLYTRADQLLLPRMDAVVLVSDAMRTRVPWTVARSSRTHVIENGLDVERVRSRATLEVPEEIAGFCEAHDPVLVGVGRLSAEKGFDRLIRIAARLRDRWPRIGVLIIGEGKLRASLTTLASSSGLGNDVLMPGFSDRVPAVMARTDLVCMPSHTEGLPITLLEAMAVGVPLAVTPVGEMPRVLGDGRGGAILDGAEEGAMADTIAACLDQPGQRADRVRWATARLEADYSARRMAEAYRDVYAQVLGVTAERVRG